The following proteins are co-located in the Enoplosus armatus isolate fEnoArm2 chromosome 8, fEnoArm2.hap1, whole genome shotgun sequence genome:
- the LOC139289125 gene encoding galactose-specific lectin nattectin-like, giving the protein MASALHFIAVLCLTSGLWIGANACPDSDHCCDTCKTCPSGWTQFDDHCYMYNHVQKDWADAESACIALGGNLASIPNKDVYDFLKKTIHTATNEHRRTWVGGHDTAKEGVWLWTDGTKFDFKLWRRGEPNNSGKREHCMEMNYLAAPNDLSCNPKQSFVCGKRL; this is encoded by the exons ATGGCATCAGCTCTTCATTTCATTGCGGTCCTCTGTTTGACCAGTGGACTGTGGATTGGAGCAAAT GCGTGTCCTGATTCAG ACCATTGCTGTGACACCTGTAAGACCTGCCCTTCTGGTTGGACTCAGTTTGACGATCACTGTTACATGTACAACCACGTTCAAAAGGACTGGGCTGATGCAGAG AGTGCCTGCATTGCCCTCGGTGGGAATCTGGCCTCAATCCCCAACAAAGACGTGTACGACTTCCTCAAAAAGACAATCCACACAGCGACTAACGAACATAGACGAACTTGGGTTGGAGGCCATGACACAGCAAAG GAGGGTGTGTGGTTGTGGACGGATGGAACCAAGTTTGACTTCAAGCTGTGGCGTCGGGGGGAGCCCAACAACAGTGGCAAAAGAGAGCACTGCATGGAGATGAACTACCTCG CGGCTCCCAACGACTTGAGCTGCAACCCAAAGCAatcttttgtttgtggaaaGCGCCTGTGA
- the atp6ap1a gene encoding ATPase H+ transporting accessory protein 1a isoform X1 encodes MATTGTLHLHRISASLAVLLGLLNILNTGNCDEQVPLIMWTSEGISLPGQSPPTAGHIVEQQQLASYLEKAVNVGPRNVVLFLQDKMSIEDFTMYGGAFGNKQDSVFPNLEGALMSSPSPLVLPAVSWPASNAVIGQLQDQLETSPLYMDPETLSQLRLNASSPALLVFRLPYGIGADLMSAKEILSGNDEVIGQVLSTMKTQSVPYTAIYTALRPSREAASLSMETGLGGGRSLLQARGGYRERERERERQRRIKEKTVSYAPVEFKEGEDTCILLWAKGLSVSILRSGRWEDHDLTSATFGKDVIPDLSGSSCDKTKARLVLNYKKVLGHQSFKLIFAMSQRHYQVSARRWFTLDSVELEYDGIKATFNGSRNIYAPAEYSYRCESVTSFRWPLLTPRSSKDPANQWRVSFEDFQIQGFNVTGSEFSYASDCAGFFSPGIWMGLMTSLLMVLVLTYGLHMIMQLRTMDRFDDPKGPAISVPQTE; translated from the exons ATGGCGACGACAGGGACGCTGCACCTCCACCGCATCTCTGCGTCTTTGGCCGTTCTTCTCGGGCTGTTAAACATATTAAACACGGGGAATTGCGATGAACAGGTGCCGCTTATTATGTGGACAAGCGAAGG GATCTCTCTTCCCGGTCAGTCCCCTCCGACAGCCGGTCACattgtggagcagcagcagctggcctcTTACCTGGAGAAAGCTGTGAATGTGGGCCCAAGAAATGTAGTGCTGTTCCTTCAGGACAAG ATGAGCATAGAGGACTTCACCATGTATGGAGGGGCTTTTGGAAACAAGCAGGACAGTGTTTTCCCCAACCTCGAG GGGGCTCTGATGTCCTCGCCCTCCCCTCTGGTGTTACCTGCTGTGTCCTGGCCTGCCTCCAATgcagtgattggccagctgcAGGACCAATTAGAAACCTCCCCTCTGTACATGGACCCTGAGACACTAAGTCAGCTGAGACTCAACGCCTCCTCACCCGCCTTGCTGGTGTTCAGGCTGCCATACGGCATCGG GGCTGATCTGATGTCTGCAAAAGAGATTCTCAGTGGAAACG ATGAGGTGATTGGTCAGGTGTTGAGCACCATGAAGACCCAGTCTGTCCCATACACAGCCATTTACACAGCCCTGCGGCCCTCGAGG GAGGCGGCGTCTCTCTCCATGGAAACAGGCCTGGGTGGAGGACGCTCTCTCCTGCAGGCCAGAGGTGGatacagggagagggagagggagagggagaggcagcgTAGGATCAAGGAGAAGACTGTGTCCTACGCTCCAGTGGAGTTTAAG gAGGGTGAAGACACCTGTATCCTCCTGTGGGCAAAAGGCCTGTCGGTGAGCATCCTTCGGAGCGGTCGCTGGGAAGACCATGACCTGACCTCAGCTACCTTTGGGAAGGATGTCATCCCGGATCTCAGTGGCTCAAGCTGCGATAAAACCAAAGCGAG GTTGGTTCTTAATTATAAGAAAGTCCTCGGCCACCAGAGCTTCAAACTGAT CTTTGCTATGAGCCAGCGTCACTACCAGGTGTCTGCCCGCCGCTGGTTCACACTGGACTCCGTGGAGCTGGAGTACGACGGGATCAAAGCCACATTCAACGGTAGCAGAAACATTTATGCCCCCGCCGAGTACTCGTACCGCTGTGAGTCCGTCACCAGCTTCCGTTGGCCCCTGCTCACCCCACGCTCATCCAAAGATCCAGCCAATCAGTGGAGGGTCTCTTTTGAAGACTTTCAG ATCCAGGGCTTTAACGTGACCGGCAGCGAGTTCTCGTATGCCAGTGACTGCGCAGGCTTCTTCTCTCCTGGTATCTGGATGGGTCTGATGACCAGTCTTCTCATGGTCCTAGTGCTCACCTACGGCCTGCACATGATCATGCAGCTCCGCACTATGGACCGTTTTGATGACCCCAAGGGCCCGGCTATCTCTGTGCCCCAGACAGAGTAA
- the atp6ap1a gene encoding ATPase H+ transporting accessory protein 1a isoform X2, producing MATTGTLHLHRISASLAVLLGLLNILNTGNCDEQVPLIMWTSEGISLPGQSPPTAGHIVEQQQLASYLEKAVNVGPRNVVLFLQDKMSIEDFTMYGGAFGNKQDSVFPNLEGALMSSPSPLVLPAVSWPASNAVIGQLQDQLETSPLYMDPETLSQLRLNASSPALLVFRLPYGIGADLMSAKEILSGNDEVIGQVLSTMKTQSVPYTAIYTALRPSRVSPCAEAASLSMETGLGGGRSLLQARGGYRERERERERQRRIKEKTVSYAPVEFKEGEDTCILLWAKGLSVSILRSGRWEDHDLTSATFGKDVIPDLSGSSCDKTKARLVLNYKKVLGHQSFKLIFAMSQRHYQVSARRWFTLDSVELEYDGIKATFNGSRNIYAPAEYSYRCESVTSFRWPLLTPRSSKDPANQWRVSFEDFQIQGFNVTGSEFSYASDCAGFFSPGIWMGLMTSLLMVLVLTYGLHMIMQLRTMDRFDDPKGPAISVPQTE from the exons ATGGCGACGACAGGGACGCTGCACCTCCACCGCATCTCTGCGTCTTTGGCCGTTCTTCTCGGGCTGTTAAACATATTAAACACGGGGAATTGCGATGAACAGGTGCCGCTTATTATGTGGACAAGCGAAGG GATCTCTCTTCCCGGTCAGTCCCCTCCGACAGCCGGTCACattgtggagcagcagcagctggcctcTTACCTGGAGAAAGCTGTGAATGTGGGCCCAAGAAATGTAGTGCTGTTCCTTCAGGACAAG ATGAGCATAGAGGACTTCACCATGTATGGAGGGGCTTTTGGAAACAAGCAGGACAGTGTTTTCCCCAACCTCGAG GGGGCTCTGATGTCCTCGCCCTCCCCTCTGGTGTTACCTGCTGTGTCCTGGCCTGCCTCCAATgcagtgattggccagctgcAGGACCAATTAGAAACCTCCCCTCTGTACATGGACCCTGAGACACTAAGTCAGCTGAGACTCAACGCCTCCTCACCCGCCTTGCTGGTGTTCAGGCTGCCATACGGCATCGG GGCTGATCTGATGTCTGCAAAAGAGATTCTCAGTGGAAACG ATGAGGTGATTGGTCAGGTGTTGAGCACCATGAAGACCCAGTCTGTCCCATACACAGCCATTTACACAGCCCTGCGGCCCTCGAGGGTGAGTCCGTGCGCC GAGGCGGCGTCTCTCTCCATGGAAACAGGCCTGGGTGGAGGACGCTCTCTCCTGCAGGCCAGAGGTGGatacagggagagggagagggagagggagaggcagcgTAGGATCAAGGAGAAGACTGTGTCCTACGCTCCAGTGGAGTTTAAG gAGGGTGAAGACACCTGTATCCTCCTGTGGGCAAAAGGCCTGTCGGTGAGCATCCTTCGGAGCGGTCGCTGGGAAGACCATGACCTGACCTCAGCTACCTTTGGGAAGGATGTCATCCCGGATCTCAGTGGCTCAAGCTGCGATAAAACCAAAGCGAG GTTGGTTCTTAATTATAAGAAAGTCCTCGGCCACCAGAGCTTCAAACTGAT CTTTGCTATGAGCCAGCGTCACTACCAGGTGTCTGCCCGCCGCTGGTTCACACTGGACTCCGTGGAGCTGGAGTACGACGGGATCAAAGCCACATTCAACGGTAGCAGAAACATTTATGCCCCCGCCGAGTACTCGTACCGCTGTGAGTCCGTCACCAGCTTCCGTTGGCCCCTGCTCACCCCACGCTCATCCAAAGATCCAGCCAATCAGTGGAGGGTCTCTTTTGAAGACTTTCAG ATCCAGGGCTTTAACGTGACCGGCAGCGAGTTCTCGTATGCCAGTGACTGCGCAGGCTTCTTCTCTCCTGGTATCTGGATGGGTCTGATGACCAGTCTTCTCATGGTCCTAGTGCTCACCTACGGCCTGCACATGATCATGCAGCTCCGCACTATGGACCGTTTTGATGACCCCAAGGGCCCGGCTATCTCTGTGCCCCAGACAGAGTAA